CCTTTTTCCCTGAAAATCCAGCTCCAACAATATTATTTATAGCTTCAATTTCTGAAGCTACTTGAAAAACAAACTTTCCTTCACTAATTAAGTTTTGTTCCATCCAAATAAGAATTGTAGTTGCTGGAGAAATAGGATAACCATAGTAGCTGTCTAATCCGGCAGAAACTGCTCCTAAGGATAAAGCTGCATTTCCGGTAATCATTATTTGTTCATAACTCGGAGCAGTAGGATCATCTAAAGATCCCACGCTGAAACCACTCTTTTTAGCAACTTCAGTCCCAAGGCCAAGAGCGACAATATTTGACTTTATAATTTCATCATCTCCAGCTCGACCTCTTGAAAATCTATCTTTTACAAAATTTTCTATACTTTCTAGCTTAAAATCTATCAAAGTTGCTACAGCCCCTAATATGACCATATTAGCAGCCCTTGTATTACCAGATTCTTTAGCTAATTCATCAGCATTTATACCAAAATAATTTCCATCACCTGACGGAATACAATCTTGAGCATTGTAAATACAAACTCCATTTTCGCTCAGATCATCTATATGATTATCAAAAGCATACTGATTTAATACAACTAAGACATCTACAGCATCTCCATTTGATAAAACAGGAGTAGTGGATATTCTTACTTGAGAAGAGGCCGGACCTCCCATAATTTGTGAAGGGAATGTAGAAAATGTCTGGCAATAAAAGCCTGCTCCTGTAGCTGCTCTTGCCATAGCATCTGCTGAAGTGACAAGACCCTGTCCACCCTCACCTGCAAATCTTATAACGAAATCCTTGGATTTTACTTTTTGAACCATAATAATCTTTATATACTCAAAATTCTAGATTAGAAAATTAATCATTATTTAAAACAAATTTTTTAAATTAAAGACTTATCTGATCATATTGTAAAAAAAGCATAATTTCAATTGTATATGAATAAATTTTATTTGATTATTATACTAATAGAATAAACTATTGAAAATTTAGTATGGATGAACTCAAAAATATATGGTCAGCTGGAGGAGTTATTATTTTTGAAGAAAAAATAATAATTTGCCATAGAAAAAAAGAAAATCTTTTTTGTCTACCAAAAGGAACCCCCGAAAATGATGAAAGTCCTGAACAAACGGCTTTAAGAGAGGTTTATGAAGAAACTGGTTTATTACCAAAAATAATTAACCAAATCGGCGAGATTAGATATCAATTTCAAAAACAATCTAGTACAAAAAAATATAAAAACAACATAAAATATAATAAAACAGTTTATTACTATCTAATGGAAACTATAGGTGGTGATATTTCAAATCATGATCACGAATTTGATTCGGTATTATGGATGTCATTTTATGAAGCTAAAGAAAAATTAACATATCAAAATGAACTCTCAATCGTGGAAAAAGCTTTTCATGCCTAAAATTAAAACTAAATCTACAAAGCCAATTATTATTACTGGTGAAAAAACAATTTTAAGACCAAAGCTAAAAAGTGATATAAAAAATGATTACAGCTGGAGAACTGATTCAGAACTATCAGAATTAGACGCAACTATTCCTATAAATTTATCATTTGAGCAGTTTGAAAGAATTTCAATAAATGATTTATCAAAATCTTCTCCTTGGTCAGAAAAATTTTCTATAGATAATTTAAATAAAGATCATATAGGAAACTGTATGTTTTATGATATAAATAGATGGGAAAAGTCTTGTGAGTTTGGGATTATGATTGGTAACAAAAGTTTTTGGAACTCTGGATATGGTACGGATGCTTCTAGGAATTTATTATTTTATATTTTTAACCACACTGAAATAAATGAAGTTTATTTACACACACTTCAAAGAAATCTAAGAGCTCAAAAATCGTTTCAAAAAGCTGGATTTGAAAATCCCAAAGAAATTAAAAAAGGTAGATTTGAATTTATAAAAATGTCCACCAAAAGAGATATTTGGATGAATAAATTTTCAGATCTTGTCCTAAATACTACTCTTGAGGAGGAGCAGGATTAATTAGCTCTGGCCCAAAAGTTTCCGGAACAGCATTTGCTAACTCTTCTACAGTCCATCTTCCAGCTTTAGTTAGGGATCTTCTTGTCTCATACTTATTAAAAAGACTTATTCTATTTCCTACTGCGTGAACAATCTCCCCATTTATGTGGGCAGCTGCATCTGTACATAACCAAGCCACAATAGGCGCTACATCTTCTGGGTCATAAATGAAGTGGTCTTCTTCAGCTGGTTTAAATGCTCCTGTTCTCATAGCTCTAGTAGAATCAGGAATTGATTGAGTCATCCTAGTATTAGCTCCAGGAGATATTGCATTAGCAGTTACTCCATACTTACCAAGTTCTTTGGCAACAACTCTTGTAAATCCTGCAATACCATCTTTAGCTGCTCCATAATTTGATTGCCCACTATATCCTATCAAACCTGAAACACTTGAGAAGGTTATAATTCTTCCTGATTTTTGTTCCCTAAAGATCTTTGATGCCGGAGCAACAACAGAAAAAGTTCCAGTTAAGTGTACGTCTATAACATCTTGCCATTCTTCTTTGGTCATATTAAATATCATTCTGTCTCTCAATATACCTGCTGGAGTTATTACGATATCTAATCTTCCAAACTCTTCAATTGCTTTATCAATAATTGCTTTTCCTCCTGCAACCGAAGCCACGGAACTTGTTGAAGCAACTGCTTTACCACCAAGCTCAGAAATTTCTTCTACGACACTTTGAGCAGGGCCTTTATCATTACCAGTTCCATCAAGACTTGCACCAACATCATTAACAACAATATTTGCTCCTAATCTTGCTAATTCTAAAGCAATTCCTCTACCTATACCTCTACCTGACCCAGTTACAACCGCTACTTGACCATCTAATGGTTTAGCGGATTCATTATTCTTTTCGCCAAAACCAAAAAGTAGCCCTCTTCCTTCAGACTCAAGATTATCTTGAGTAAACCTTCCTTTATTTATTGGGTTGAATAAAGTCACCTTTCTTCTTAATTCTTGCAAATGATTAATGGTTCCACCTGAAACATGAAAGATTTGTGAATTAATTGGAGCTGAATAATCACTAGCCAAATAAGTTACAAATGGTGCAATATCTCGCGGATCCCTAGATTCTTTGTATGGATTATTTTTTAATGTTTTGAATTCTTCAGGAACTGAAGCAGTCATCCTAGTATCTGCACTTGGTGCAATACTATTAGCAGTAACTCCATATTTACCTAAATCTTTGCCAACAACTTTTGTGAAACCAGCTATTCCAGATTTTGCTGCACCATAATTTGATTGGCCCGGATTACCAAAAAGTCCTGAGCCTGAAGAAAAAGTTATAATTCTTCCAGATTTTTGAGATCTAAAAATAGGAGCAGCATGCCTGACAACAGAAAAAGTACCAGTAAGATGAACATCTATTACATCATGCCATTCATCTTCGGTCATATTAAATATCATTCTATCTCTTAAGATACCTGCTACAGTAACTACAATATCCAATCTTCCAAAAGAATCTAAAGCATCATTAACTATTTCTTCCCCAGCTTCAAAAGAAGCAACAGATAATTTAGATGACTTTGCTTCTCCTCCTGCTTTCTTAATTCCTTCTACAACTTCATCTGCTAATGAAGCATTCTCAACGTTTCCATCGAGAGAAAGACCTGGATCCACAACAAGAATTTTTGCACCATGTGCTGCCAAATCTTCAGCAACCGCTCTTCCAATTCCTTGACCAGAACCTGTAACTATAGCAACTTTACCAGATAAAATATCAGACATTTTAAATCTCCATTTCTTTTTTATTTATTTTTCAGTGGTAGTTCAATTTCAGCAAAGCATGGAGTTGTAACTATACCCTCTTCATTCTCCAAAAAAACCTCTAATTCTAGATTACCTACTGAATTTATAATTTGTTTTTTTATAACTTTTCCATAAAGCTTTAAGTTTTCGTATGGAAAATCTACACCTCTATATGAAACATTGAATTTCCTTAGAATACCTTTTTCACCAATAAAATCTACTACTAATTTAGCCAACCAAGCACTCTTTAATGCACCATGAATTATAATTCCTTTGTGCCCAGCTTTTTTTGCTACCTCGTCATCATAATGGAATTCATTAAAATCCAAAGATGCTCCTGCATACATTACTAGTTGTTTTCTATCAATATTCTTAATAGTAGGTCCAATAATATCACCTACGTTTATATCTTCATAATAATTTTGATAATTCATAGTTATCCTAAAAAGGTTTTTTCTCCTTTGCCGTAAGTTATAGTTACAATTTCTTGAGTAGAAACTAGTTCCTTTTTTTGATTCATATATGAAATTAATGTCACCTTAAATAACATTTCACCCATTGTACCAGTCTTTAGAAATAAATCTTTTAATTTTGAAATTACAGTTATTTCATCTCCTACGTAAATATTTTTATAGAAACTATATGATGAGCCTCCATCAACTAGATTTGAAAAAGGTTCTGGAAATTTTTTTTCGAGTTTATTTGCCTTGAATAATCTTACATAAGTAGGAGGTGTGATCAAACCTCCCTTAATTTTATCAGCATATTTTTTATCTAAATATAAAGGATTTTCATCTTCAATTGCTTCAGCAAATCTTTCAACAGAATGCTTTTCGACTAAATAGGTTTTTGGCTTTGTTTCCAAGCCAATAAAACTTTTCATTTCAGTTGTTATTATCTCACCTGATGACATTATTTTTTCTTTCTTTTTCTGAAAACAAATATAAAAGAACTAACTGATGAAGACAATAGTAAAGTAGCACTAAACAAATAAATAAAAGCATAATTCCCCACTAACCCAAACATTCCTATTTGAAAATAGAATAATAAAATTGATCCAATTAATAGAGTTATAGGTAAATAAACTAAAGAGACATTTTTTCTTCTACTAGAATATAAACAAACAAGTCCTATTAGAAAAGGAACAAATAATGGGAAAATTACGCTTGATGAATGGATCTCAATAAGAGATTTATTATCATCAAAACTTATGAACAATAAAATAAATCCTGCAATAAAACTTGAAATTATTGAAAGGTAAATAAGAAATTTAATTCTTCTAATTTCATTAGATTCCATAATAATCCTCAGGAGAAGATTCTTGAGATGATTCAGTAATTTCTATTGGTGATTTGTTCTTCATAATTTTCTTAATGCCTATAGGTTCTTGAAATTTTACAGTTAACTCTACATCCATTTGAAGAGATTTATATGAAAGTAAAATACCTTCTCCGAAACTTTTATGAGAAACTTTATCTCCCTCATTAATATTAACTTCAATTTGATTGATAGTATTACTAACATCCTCTATATCAAAATTTTTTTGAGAAATATAACTACTTTTCCAATGTGTTTTGTCATGTAAAAAAGATTTTGAATTTTTTCTTGACATTACATTTTTTGGGATTTCATCTATAAATCTAGACTTAATTGCATTTCCATATATTCCTTGAAATCTTCTTCTGCTGGAGGAAGAAAGAAAAAGCTCACTTTTAGCTCTTGTTATTCCTACATAACAGAGTCTTCTTTCTTCTTCTACTTCATCATCAGATTCTAAAGAGCGAGAGTGAGGTAATAAACCTTCCTCCATTCCAACAATAAAAACATTTTCGTATTCTAGGCCTTTTGCCTGATGAAGAGTTATTAAGGTAACTGCTTCAAAAGACTCATTTATATTATCTAAATTAGTATTAAGTGAAGAGGTTTCAATAAATTCTATTAGGGAATCTTTTGGATTTTTATCTGATCCTACTGAAAATTCTTCTGCTGAAGATCTTAATTCATTTATGTTCTCTAGTCTCTCTGAACTATCTTCATCATTTCTAAGATAATCGTCATAAGATGTAAGCGCAATTATTGAATTAATTAATTCAAAAGGTTCTTGGATTTCAATTTGCTTCAAAAGTTTTTCGTAAATAATTAGGAATTCTTTCAATGCTAAAGTTGCCCTTTGAGGTAATAAAGAAAAATTATCATTATTAATGTATTTTTTTATGTAATTTATGAAGCTAAGATTTTCTTGAAATTTTGAATTTCTTAATATTTGAATTGTTTTATTACCTATTCCTCTAGGAGGACAATTAACTACTCTTTCAAAGGCGTTATCATCATCTGGGTTAAGAAGCATTTTGCAGTAAGCAAGAATATCCTTAATTTCTCTTCTATCGTAGAACCTAACTCCACCGACCAATCTGTATTTCAGACCTAATGAATTCAATCCTACTTCAAAAACTCTACTTTGAGCATTCACTCTATATATAATGGCTATTTCATTTGGAGATTTACCTTTTTCAATCTGCCTTTGGATTTTTGAAGAAACTGATATAGCTTCTTCTTCTTCGTCATTATAAAAATCAAAATTAATTAAACTTCCATTCTTTTTTTTAGTCCATAATTTTCTTTCAAATCTATTTGAATTATTTGAAATTATAGAATCAGCTGCATCAAGAATTTGTTGAGTAGATCTATAGCTTTCATCTAAATTTACCACTAAGCATTCTTTATATTGTTTTTGAAATTCCAATAAATTAGTAGGTACAGCATGTCTCCATGAATAAATTGATTGATCTGGGTCTCCAACAACTGAAATAGATTTTTGATTATTTGTTAGCAAGTTTGAAATATCAAATTGTAAAGGATTTGTGTCTTGAAATTCATCAATTATTACTTGCTTGTACCTATCAGACCATTTTTCTCTAATATCTTTATTTTCTAAAAGAATAGTTTTAGTTTTCATCAATAAATCATCAAAATCGCAGGCATTTGATTGATCAATAATTTCTTGATATCTAATAAAAACTCTTGAAACAATTTCATCAAAATATGAAGAACTTTTATTTTTGAAATTCTCAGGAGTAAAGCCTTGATTTTTGGCCTTAGATATTTCTGACGAAATTGCTTTAGGATTTATTTTTCTAGGATTTATATCTAATTCATCAAAAATATTTTTTAATATTCTCAGTTGATCAGCATCATCGTATATTGAAAATGATTGATCTAATCCTATAAAAAAGCCTTCTCTTCTCAAAAAATAAGAACAAAAACCATGAAAAGTTTTTACTAATGGAGTTCTATGATTTGGTAGAAATTGATTTGCTCTCTCCATCAATTCTTTTGCAGATTTATTTGTGAATGTAACAGCAAGTATCTGACTAGGATTAATTTGAAAATTATTAACTATCCAAGGTATCCTATGAGCCATAACTCTTGTTTTGCCTGAACCTGGACCTGCTATAACAAGTAGAGGTTTCAACTCATGAGTAACAGCTTTTATTTGATTATCAGATAATCCTTCAAGAATTTGTGTATTTAGTGAATCCATCCGAAATTACTTTGTGATGGGTGTTGAAAAAATATCAAATAATTTATCGAAATTTAAATTATCATTTAAGATTCTATTGGAATACATGACCTTTTCATTATGGTCAAAATCATTTATCTCAAAAGAATCAGAAAGTTTAGAAATTGCTTCTTCTGTATTTTCATCAACAATTAAAACTGGAATACTTAATTTTTTTGCTTCATAAATAATATACTCAACAGGACTTATACCACTAGTAGCAATAAGAACATTAAGAGTACCTGACTGAAGAGCGGATAGCTGAACATCAGGTCTATCTCCTCTAACGACTAAAGCTACGTTTTTTCTAGTTGAAAAATATTCAGGTCCCCAATCTAACACAAAACCACCAATTAAATAATTTTCAATGATTTTATTTAAACTTTCTTCTCCTAAAACCTTTTTAGTACTTAACACATCTCTTAGGTCTTGAGCTGTCTTAGTCATGAAAAATCTTTGTTCCTCTAATATTGCAATAACCTTTTCATTATGAAGAGATTCGATTACATTTTTTTTGTACTTCAAAACACCATTAATAATAAACCCAACTAATCTTTCTGAAAAAAACTTCTCAATACTATTAATATCAGCTGAATCTCTCTCAATAAAAATAACTTTAGCATCAAATTTATCAAGTATTATTTTTTGTTTTGAAAACTCCATTTGATTTATTTCAACAAATATAAGTTCTGAGTTTTTCAAAGAGTTTCTGTTGTCTAGTTCTAATAATTGATTGATCTTTTTATGATCAACTATCTCATTATTTTCTAGTTCACCCACATAGGTTTTTATCCCTCTGTTCAAGGACTCTTGGACTATTCCAGATAAAATAGCTGTTTTACCACTATCTTTCTCTGATGATGAAATACAAATAACTGGCATAATATATAAATAATAATGAAAAAATAGTTCAAATTACACGTTTTTTGTCATTCATTATAGAATTTTTTTGTTAAAAATTAATGATAGGTTTTTTTATTAGATGCCTGGGTAGCTCAGGGGTAGAGCACTGCGCTGAAAACGCAGGTGTCGACAGTTCGAATCTGTCCCTAGGCACCACTTAAGAAAACTTTTAGGTTTGAATAAATAAAAATAATTATATATATTATCGATAATAATGATTACAAATATTGAGAAGAAAAGTTTAATAGCTCATCTCATGAGAAGAGCTGGATTTGGATGTAATTTTGATCAGATAGAAGAATTATCTCTTCAAGAATATGATGACATCGTAGATCAATTATTAGAACCATCCTTTAATTTACCCCCTGACCAAGATCTTTTAGAGAGATACTTTATAGCTTCAGTTGAAGCTCGTACAGCTAGGCATGCTGATCCACAGTGGACTTGGAGATTAGCAAAATCGAAAAAGCAACTCGAAGAAAAAATTGCTCTATTTTGGCATGGTCTATTAGCGGTTGGTGGTATCAAGTTAGATCATGGGCTGGCAATGCTTGAAGAAATTGATTTATTTAGAAAATATGGTTTAGGTAATTTTAATACCTTATTACTCAAAATTTCACAGGATCCTGGAATGATGTATTGGCTAGATAATCAAAATAGTCATAAAGAAGCTCCTAATGAAAACTATGGTAGAGAATTACTTGAATTATTTTCAATGGGTATAGATGAGAATGGAGAGGGAGTATATACAGAAGATGATGTTAAGTCTGCAGC
This portion of the Dehalococcoidia bacterium genome encodes:
- a CDS encoding GNAT family N-acetyltransferase produces the protein MPKIKTKSTKPIIITGEKTILRPKLKSDIKNDYSWRTDSELSELDATIPINLSFEQFERISINDLSKSSPWSEKFSIDNLNKDHIGNCMFYDINRWEKSCEFGIMIGNKSFWNSGYGTDASRNLLFYIFNHTEINEVYLHTLQRNLRAQKSFQKAGFENPKEIKKGRFEFIKMSTKRDIWMNKFSDLVLNTTLEEEQD
- a CDS encoding DRTGG domain-containing protein codes for the protein MPVICISSSEKDSGKTAILSGIVQESLNRGIKTYVGELENNEIVDHKKINQLLELDNRNSLKNSELIFVEINQMEFSKQKIILDKFDAKVIFIERDSADINSIEKFFSERLVGFIINGVLKYKKNVIESLHNEKVIAILEEQRFFMTKTAQDLRDVLSTKKVLGEESLNKIIENYLIGGFVLDWGPEYFSTRKNVALVVRGDRPDVQLSALQSGTLNVLIATSGISPVEYIIYEAKKLSIPVLIVDENTEEAISKLSDSFEINDFDHNEKVMYSNRILNDNLNFDKLFDIFSTPITK
- a CDS encoding SDR family oxidoreductase translates to MSDILSGKVAIVTGSGQGIGRAVAEDLAAHGAKILVVDPGLSLDGNVENASLADEVVEGIKKAGGEAKSSKLSVASFEAGEEIVNDALDSFGRLDIVVTVAGILRDRMIFNMTEDEWHDVIDVHLTGTFSVVRHAAPIFRSQKSGRIITFSSGSGLFGNPGQSNYGAAKSGIAGFTKVVGKDLGKYGVTANSIAPSADTRMTASVPEEFKTLKNNPYKESRDPRDIAPFVTYLASDYSAPINSQIFHVSGGTINHLQELRRKVTLFNPINKGRFTQDNLESEGRGLLFGFGEKNNESAKPLDGQVAVVTGSGRGIGRGIALELARLGANIVVNDVGASLDGTGNDKGPAQSVVEEISELGGKAVASTSSVASVAGGKAIIDKAIEEFGRLDIVITPAGILRDRMIFNMTKEEWQDVIDVHLTGTFSVVAPASKIFREQKSGRIITFSSVSGLIGYSGQSNYGAAKDGIAGFTRVVAKELGKYGVTANAISPGANTRMTQSIPDSTRAMRTGAFKPAEEDHFIYDPEDVAPIVAWLCTDAAAHINGEIVHAVGNRISLFNKYETRRSLTKAGRWTVEELANAVPETFGPELINPAPPQE
- a CDS encoding UvrD-helicase domain-containing protein produces the protein MDSLNTQILEGLSDNQIKAVTHELKPLLVIAGPGSGKTRVMAHRIPWIVNNFQINPSQILAVTFTNKSAKELMERANQFLPNHRTPLVKTFHGFCSYFLRREGFFIGLDQSFSIYDDADQLRILKNIFDELDINPRKINPKAISSEISKAKNQGFTPENFKNKSSSYFDEIVSRVFIRYQEIIDQSNACDFDDLLMKTKTILLENKDIREKWSDRYKQVIIDEFQDTNPLQFDISNLLTNNQKSISVVGDPDQSIYSWRHAVPTNLLEFQKQYKECLVVNLDESYRSTQQILDAADSIISNNSNRFERKLWTKKKNGSLINFDFYNDEEEEAISVSSKIQRQIEKGKSPNEIAIIYRVNAQSRVFEVGLNSLGLKYRLVGGVRFYDRREIKDILAYCKMLLNPDDDNAFERVVNCPPRGIGNKTIQILRNSKFQENLSFINYIKKYINNDNFSLLPQRATLALKEFLIIYEKLLKQIEIQEPFELINSIIALTSYDDYLRNDEDSSERLENINELRSSAEEFSVGSDKNPKDSLIEFIETSSLNTNLDNINESFEAVTLITLHQAKGLEYENVFIVGMEEGLLPHSRSLESDDEVEEERRLCYVGITRAKSELFLSSSSRRRFQGIYGNAIKSRFIDEIPKNVMSRKNSKSFLHDKTHWKSSYISQKNFDIEDVSNTINQIEVNINEGDKVSHKSFGEGILLSYKSLQMDVELTVKFQEPIGIKKIMKNKSPIEITESSQESSPEDYYGI
- a CDS encoding NUDIX hydrolase, translated to MDELKNIWSAGGVIIFEEKIIICHRKKENLFCLPKGTPENDESPEQTALREVYEETGLLPKIINQIGEIRYQFQKQSSTKKYKNNIKYNKTVYYYLMETIGGDISNHDHEFDSVLWMSFYEAKEKLTYQNELSIVEKAFHA
- a CDS encoding MaoC family dehydratase N-terminal domain-containing protein; protein product: MSSGEIITTEMKSFIGLETKPKTYLVEKHSVERFAEAIEDENPLYLDKKYADKIKGGLITPPTYVRLFKANKLEKKFPEPFSNLVDGGSSYSFYKNIYVGDEITVISKLKDLFLKTGTMGEMLFKVTLISYMNQKKELVSTQEIVTITYGKGEKTFLG